A genomic segment from Nocardiopsis sp. Huas11 encodes:
- a CDS encoding helix-turn-helix transcriptional regulator, producing the protein MDLTELGAFLSSRRARIRPGDVGLPLGPRRRVPGLRRDEVAQLAGASVEYYIELERGAGSQPSEQMIAALARALRLSRDERDHLYHLAGRPLPREGGPASHVHPGMRDLLDRLDGTPARVITDIHVPLVQNTMARALLGDFAPRTGMAASFVHRWFTDPSARDIYPEEDHPRHSRSFAADLRAAVARRDAKDREAADLVADLLDRSGEFAELWARHDVAVRRDDRKRIRHPRVGEIELNCLHLLSEDGRQRLLWFSPVPDTDSAEKLELLRVIGTQELLPG; encoded by the coding sequence ATGGACCTCACCGAACTCGGCGCGTTCCTCAGCTCGCGCCGCGCCCGCATCCGGCCCGGCGACGTCGGCCTGCCCCTCGGTCCCCGCCGACGGGTGCCGGGCCTGCGGCGCGACGAGGTCGCCCAGCTCGCGGGGGCGTCGGTCGAGTACTACATCGAGCTCGAACGCGGTGCGGGATCGCAGCCGTCCGAGCAGATGATCGCCGCGCTCGCCCGCGCACTGCGGCTCTCCCGCGACGAGCGCGACCACCTGTACCACCTGGCGGGCCGGCCGCTGCCGCGCGAGGGCGGGCCCGCGTCGCACGTCCATCCCGGCATGCGGGACCTCCTCGACCGGCTCGACGGCACACCGGCGCGGGTGATCACCGACATCCACGTCCCGCTGGTGCAGAACACCATGGCCCGCGCCCTCCTCGGAGACTTCGCGCCCCGGACCGGAATGGCGGCGAGCTTCGTCCACCGCTGGTTCACCGACCCCTCGGCCCGCGACATCTATCCCGAGGAGGACCACCCGCGGCACTCACGGTCCTTCGCCGCGGATCTGCGCGCGGCCGTGGCCCGCCGGGACGCGAAGGACCGCGAGGCCGCCGACCTGGTGGCCGACCTGCTCGACCGCAGCGGCGAGTTCGCCGAACTCTGGGCCCGGCACGACGTGGCCGTGCGCCGCGACGACCGCAAGCGCATCCGCCACCCCCGCGTCGGCGAGATCGAGCTCAACTGCCTGCACCTGCTCAGCGAGGACGGCCGGCAGCGGCTGCTCTGGTTCTCTCCCGTTCCGGACACCGACTCGGCCGAGAAGCTCGAACTGCTCCGGGTGATCGGCACGCAGGAGCTCCTGCCGGGTTGA